One window from the genome of Natrialba magadii ATCC 43099 encodes:
- a CDS encoding glycosyltransferase family 2 protein: MYNGNSIGVVVTSYNEEPFVGEVIETVPSYVDRIYAVDDASPDGSWEEIQRVSERLNVDGERDDTAGVESESESESESESESESESEPTHAVADGGDNRRVVPIRHEENRGYGGAVKTGYERAAADGIDVVAVMNGDGQMDPTILDRIIDPVVAGEADYAKGNRLLYRDDREGMSTFRFVGNSILSGLSKFASGYWTISDPQNGYTAISREAIEDLDLDAITDQYGFLNHILTHLNVNDCRVADVSMSAIYGDEESSIRYVPFIRYVSLLLLGSFYWRLKRQYVIEQFHPAALFYSTGTAGLAVGSSGLVGSIAQAARGRDGFTGAIASVLTVLVGLVSLGVAIAMDAEENEDLQCTWYEDSAGREQARTEAAAQSAQAETTGSGSESESESVAAAGVDGVAAGTDTGTDTDTGTDTDADTADTTESGSDSNAESNTETEPDSNLEQPAEPSPARSFE, encoded by the coding sequence ATGTACAACGGTAACTCGATTGGCGTCGTCGTCACGTCCTACAACGAGGAACCGTTCGTTGGCGAGGTCATCGAGACGGTGCCGTCGTACGTGGATCGGATCTACGCGGTCGACGACGCCTCGCCGGACGGCAGCTGGGAAGAAATTCAGCGGGTTTCGGAGCGCCTGAACGTCGACGGCGAGCGTGATGATACTGCCGGGGTGGAGTCAGAATCAGAATCAGAATCAGAATCAGAATCAGAATCAGAATCGGAATCGGAGCCAACCCACGCGGTCGCCGACGGCGGCGACAACCGCCGCGTCGTCCCGATCCGTCACGAGGAGAACCGCGGCTACGGCGGCGCGGTCAAGACTGGCTACGAGCGCGCCGCGGCCGACGGGATCGACGTCGTCGCCGTGATGAACGGCGACGGCCAGATGGATCCCACGATTCTCGACCGGATCATCGACCCCGTCGTCGCAGGCGAGGCGGACTACGCGAAAGGGAACCGGTTGCTCTATCGTGACGACCGCGAGGGGATGTCCACGTTCCGCTTCGTCGGCAACTCGATCCTCTCGGGACTCTCGAAGTTCGCCTCGGGCTACTGGACGATTAGCGACCCGCAGAACGGCTACACCGCGATTTCGCGCGAGGCGATCGAGGACCTCGACCTGGACGCGATCACTGACCAGTACGGCTTCCTCAACCACATCCTCACACACCTCAACGTCAACGACTGCCGTGTTGCCGACGTCTCGATGTCCGCAATCTACGGCGACGAGGAGAGCAGCATCCGGTACGTGCCGTTCATCCGGTACGTCTCGTTGCTGCTGCTGGGGAGCTTCTACTGGCGGCTCAAGCGCCAGTACGTGATCGAACAGTTCCACCCGGCGGCACTGTTCTACAGCACCGGAACGGCCGGGCTCGCCGTCGGGAGCAGCGGTCTCGTGGGCTCGATCGCGCAGGCCGCCCGCGGTCGCGATGGCTTCACCGGTGCGATCGCATCGGTCCTGACGGTCCTCGTGGGGCTCGTCTCGCTCGGCGTCGCGATTGCGATGGACGCCGAAGAGAACGAGGACCTGCAGTGTACCTGGTACGAGGACAGCGCGGGCCGGGAGCAGGCTCGTACGGAGGCGGCCGCGCAGTCGGCGCAGGCGGAGACGACTGGCTCTGGGTCCGAATCTGAGTCCGAGTCGGTGGCTGCGGCTGGTGTTGACGGTGTTGCAGCGGGCACAGACACAGGCACAGATACAGACACAGGCACAGATACAGACGCTGACACTGCCGATACCACCGAAAGCGGCAGCGACAGCAACGCAGAATCCAACACTGAAACCGAACCCGACTCCAATCTCGAACAGCCTGCCGAACCGAGTCCGGCACGTTCGTTCGAGTAA
- a CDS encoding DUF354 domain-containing protein: MRVLVFANTPAHVHLYRHAVNRLEAAGHDVLVLTREYACTTDLLEFFGLPYRRYGTHETRAPSKPELARELGEQFGRIIWESRRFDPDVVFGRGPYAALAGTVTRTPTVLVLDDEPGDFNHTVSQPFADCIISPAVTRRDLGDDHYTFEGFKECAYLHPDVFTADRAIHEYLAIDPDEPYVLVRFNAMDALHDAGLEGFSRAQRRDLLEHLSEHATVFVSDESGTMDFSDFPARKYDLHPALIHDAMAGADLLVADTGTMVNEAGLLGTPALRFQGTDDHEYGEFAELERAGLAEQFDDYAAVRDRAVELLTTETAAGERWQQRRAEYVGDLVNLTDLIVAVAEARGEVGVLESDVREVLQPRAPVQ; the protein is encoded by the coding sequence ATGCGAGTTCTCGTCTTTGCGAACACCCCTGCGCACGTGCACCTGTACCGTCACGCCGTCAATCGGCTCGAGGCGGCCGGCCACGACGTGCTCGTGTTGACCCGGGAGTACGCCTGTACGACCGACTTACTCGAGTTTTTCGGACTCCCCTATCGCCGATACGGTACCCACGAGACACGCGCACCGTCGAAGCCGGAACTGGCCCGCGAGCTGGGCGAGCAGTTCGGACGAATCATCTGGGAATCGCGACGGTTCGATCCCGATGTCGTCTTCGGTCGCGGCCCCTACGCCGCACTGGCGGGAACCGTTACGCGCACACCGACCGTCCTCGTGCTGGACGACGAACCGGGGGATTTCAACCACACCGTCTCGCAGCCATTCGCCGACTGCATCATCTCGCCGGCCGTCACGCGCCGCGATCTCGGCGATGATCACTACACCTTCGAGGGGTTCAAGGAGTGTGCCTATCTCCACCCCGACGTTTTCACAGCAGACCGGGCGATTCACGAGTACCTCGCGATCGATCCCGACGAGCCGTACGTGCTGGTCCGATTCAACGCGATGGACGCGCTTCACGACGCCGGACTCGAGGGCTTCTCCCGCGCGCAGCGGCGGGACTTGCTCGAGCACCTGAGCGAGCACGCGACCGTCTTCGTCTCCGACGAGAGCGGGACGATGGACTTCAGCGACTTCCCCGCACGGAAGTACGACCTCCATCCGGCGCTGATCCACGACGCGATGGCGGGTGCGGACCTGCTCGTGGCCGACACGGGGACGATGGTCAACGAAGCGGGGCTCCTCGGAACGCCCGCACTGCGCTTCCAGGGCACCGACGACCACGAGTACGGCGAGTTCGCCGAACTCGAGCGTGCGGGTCTCGCAGAGCAGTTCGACGACTACGCGGCTGTCCGCGACCGGGCTGTCGAACTGCTAACGACGGAGACTGCCGCCGGCGAGCGCTGGCAGCAACGGCGAGCGGAGTACGTCGGCGACCTCGTCAACCTGACCGACCTCATCGTCGCCGTCGCAGAAGCTCGTGGTGAGGTGGGGGTACTCGAGTCCGACGTGCGTGAGGTGTTGCAGCCACGCGCACCGGTGCAATAG
- a CDS encoding glycosyltransferase, which translates to MHVLTLTTNADAPFMTEQMRALERRGVTFSTLSVAGDVDGGTSRSPLEYLKFFPSVLKESGNGYDLIHAHYGLTGPMAVAQWRKPVVLSLWGSDVYGPVEPVSRACAPLCDELVVMSEEMRTYLGRDCAVIPDGIDLEKFQPAPQAEAQEAVGWDSDAHHVLFPYTPEREVKNYPRARRVVNAVNGLFDDPVHLHTVYDVPHDTVPDYMNAADALLLTSHSEGSPNSVKEALACNLPIVAVDVGDVRERLDGVSNSLVADSDEALIGGLREVLESGERSDGRNAAREISVEQTADRLLEVYERVA; encoded by the coding sequence ATGCACGTCCTTACGCTGACGACGAACGCCGACGCGCCGTTCATGACCGAGCAGATGCGCGCACTCGAACGTCGTGGCGTCACTTTCTCGACGCTCTCGGTCGCCGGCGACGTCGACGGCGGGACGTCCCGGAGTCCACTCGAGTACCTGAAGTTCTTTCCGTCGGTCCTGAAGGAGTCGGGCAACGGCTACGATCTGATCCACGCCCACTACGGTCTGACGGGGCCGATGGCGGTCGCACAGTGGCGCAAACCCGTCGTGCTCTCCCTCTGGGGTTCTGACGTGTATGGGCCGGTTGAACCCGTTAGTCGCGCCTGTGCGCCCCTCTGTGACGAACTGGTCGTCATGTCCGAGGAGATGCGAACGTACCTCGGACGAGACTGTGCCGTTATCCCGGACGGCATCGACTTAGAAAAGTTCCAGCCCGCACCGCAGGCGGAGGCCCAGGAGGCGGTCGGCTGGGATTCTGACGCCCACCACGTACTCTTTCCCTACACGCCCGAGCGCGAGGTGAAGAACTACCCGCGTGCCCGGCGGGTCGTCAACGCAGTCAACGGCCTGTTTGATGATCCAGTACACCTACACACGGTCTACGACGTGCCCCACGACACCGTGCCTGACTACATGAACGCCGCCGACGCCCTGTTGTTGACCTCTCACAGCGAGGGCTCGCCGAACTCGGTGAAGGAAGCCCTTGCGTGTAACCTCCCCATCGTCGCGGTCGATGTCGGCGACGTTCGCGAACGACTCGACGGCGTTTCGAACTCCCTCGTCGCGGACAGTGACGAAGCGCTGATCGGCGGGCTACGGGAGGTACTCGAATCCGGTGAGCGCTCGGATGGCCGGAACGCAGCGCGAGAGATTAGCGTCGAGCAGACGGCAGACCGGTTGCTCGAGGTGTATGAGCGCGTTGCGTGA
- a CDS encoding NAD-dependent epimerase/dehydratase family protein, which produces MATETPPGTDAGPETGRASTASATTVENSGRVAAVTGATGFLGSALCERLLAEGWTVRGLSRPTSDRGDLDDVEWYVGDLFEPETLRSLVDGADAVFHLAGIGLWSADADTVERVNREGTGNVLDACRGGDVGRLVFTSTAGTRRAVEDDAFATEADVAEPIGAYQRSKATAECFVDRYAADDGDAVTVHPTSIFGPGDADFTAQLLSMGLDRTMPAYLPGGLSIVGLEDVIDGILAAYEHGGNGEHYILGGENLTYDRAVERIATFAGGSPARLPVPATAIHAAGPVAEVVGTVTDRQVFPFDRQMARLATDRMFYSSRKAHEELGYEYQPLEAHLPAALEWYRTECQ; this is translated from the coding sequence ATGGCGACGGAGACCCCACCCGGTACGGACGCTGGTCCGGAAACAGGACGGGCGAGCACGGCGAGCGCGACGACTGTCGAGAACAGCGGGCGTGTCGCAGCCGTCACCGGCGCGACTGGCTTCCTCGGCTCCGCGCTCTGCGAACGCCTGCTCGCCGAGGGCTGGACTGTGCGGGGTCTCTCCCGCCCGACGTCAGACCGCGGCGACCTCGACGACGTCGAGTGGTACGTCGGCGACCTCTTCGAGCCGGAAACGCTGCGCTCGCTGGTCGACGGAGCCGACGCGGTCTTTCACCTCGCGGGGATCGGCCTCTGGAGCGCCGACGCCGACACCGTCGAACGGGTCAACCGCGAGGGCACCGGAAACGTGCTCGACGCCTGCCGCGGCGGTGATGTGGGCCGACTGGTCTTCACCAGCACGGCCGGCACACGGCGGGCTGTCGAGGACGATGCGTTCGCAACCGAAGCAGACGTTGCCGAGCCGATCGGGGCCTACCAGCGCTCGAAGGCGACCGCAGAGTGCTTCGTCGACCGGTACGCCGCCGACGACGGCGACGCCGTGACCGTCCACCCGACCTCGATCTTCGGACCGGGCGACGCCGATTTCACCGCCCAGTTGCTCTCGATGGGCCTCGATCGAACCATGCCGGCGTACCTCCCGGGTGGACTGAGTATCGTCGGCCTCGAGGACGTGATCGACGGCATCCTCGCCGCCTACGAACACGGCGGAAACGGCGAGCACTACATCCTCGGCGGTGAGAACCTCACCTACGACCGCGCCGTCGAGCGCATCGCCACCTTCGCCGGCGGCTCACCCGCCCGCCTGCCCGTTCCGGCGACCGCTATCCACGCCGCGGGTCCGGTCGCCGAAGTCGTCGGTACCGTTACTGATCGGCAGGTGTTCCCCTTCGACCGCCAGATGGCCAGACTCGCGACCGATCGGATGTTCTACAGTTCGCGCAAGGCCCACGAAGAACTGGGCTACGAGTACCAGCCGCTGGAAGCGCATCTGCCCGCTGCACTCGAGTGGTATCGTACTGAGTGTCAGTGA
- a CDS encoding DUF362 domain-containing protein, with protein MGQSNTVRGTLVGDSGSGSGPGSAADPNAPAHSSTPSDHPTRRGGWTPTLDARLSALESPVGEALGPVLESVADESDRITVVPDAHYPFHPSTGMVTDPAVVGAVLDQLSWRTDADLAVAGVSTACMPFDRTAEYLGYPDLCERTGADLVDLAPDRGETEYTRHVFPVDGRSVAVSVPEWLREDTVLVVPSLRPTDEGNVAGGMRTLGGFADAVAEPALTAVAATRAIEPACCLLDATTVYGDEPYAANALFAGPTPVVDALGASLFGTGFDDRAIELAPDATEAAIGVEPGAGSTPQIRVKSVGRAATDPVVDFEAQLDTLRDRLEGGALPPSDDTHPAVSIAYRLYAAVGGDAVPPQLELRGGS; from the coding sequence ATGGGTCAGTCGAACACTGTTCGTGGCACACTCGTGGGCGACTCAGGTTCCGGTTCCGGTCCCGGTTCCGCCGCTGACCCCAACGCCCCCGCACACTCCAGCACCCCTTCCGACCACCCCACGCGACGCGGCGGCTGGACCCCCACCCTCGACGCGCGACTCTCCGCGCTCGAGTCCCCCGTCGGCGAGGCGCTCGGCCCGGTACTCGAGTCCGTCGCGGACGAATCTGACCGAATTACTGTCGTTCCGGACGCACACTACCCGTTCCACCCCTCGACGGGGATGGTGACGGATCCTGCCGTGGTCGGTGCGGTGCTCGATCAGCTCTCCTGGCGGACTGATGCCGACCTCGCCGTCGCCGGTGTGAGCACAGCGTGTATGCCGTTCGATCGAACGGCAGAGTACCTGGGCTATCCCGATCTCTGCGAACGAACTGGCGCGGACCTCGTCGACCTCGCGCCGGACAGAGGGGAGACGGAGTACACGCGACACGTCTTCCCGGTAGACGGTCGGTCGGTCGCGGTTTCAGTCCCCGAGTGGCTTCGCGAGGATACCGTCCTGGTGGTTCCGTCGCTGCGACCGACCGACGAGGGGAACGTCGCCGGCGGGATGCGAACACTCGGCGGATTCGCGGACGCGGTCGCCGAGCCGGCACTGACTGCCGTCGCCGCAACACGCGCAATCGAACCAGCCTGTTGTCTGCTCGACGCGACGACAGTCTACGGTGACGAGCCCTACGCGGCCAACGCGCTGTTTGCGGGGCCAACACCCGTCGTCGACGCACTCGGTGCGTCGCTCTTCGGCACCGGGTTCGACGACCGCGCGATCGAACTCGCACCCGATGCGACCGAGGCGGCAATCGGCGTCGAACCCGGCGCAGGCTCGACACCCCAAATTCGCGTCAAATCCGTCGGCCGCGCGGCGACCGATCCTGTGGTCGATTTCGAGGCGCAACTCGACACACTCCGAGATCGCCTTGAGGGAGGGGCGCTGCCACCATCGGACGACACACACCCCGCTGTCTCGATCGCCTACCGGCTGTACGCCGCCGTCGGCGGCGACGCGGTCCCGCCCCAACTCGAGTTGCGGGGTGGCAGCTAA
- a CDS encoding Gfo/Idh/MocA family protein: MLSSTIGRLTGSDTLTLGVLGVGNIGMVHLKSARSMPGVEVRAVADALPENRARAERVGVPQTYDDYTTLLEREELDAAVIALPPFLHADAVERAAAAGVDVFVEKPLARSTEEADRMLDTAREAGIAVGVDHTLRYQPDMIGVKSEFEDGTVGHVPYASITRLNDGPLGRPPVENAPPSWPLDPDAAGGGSLLELGIHCFDVLEWLFGELEVQDASTDSTLDIPVEDAATVLLRAPETETSITLHCGSYQWEQLPEVNTRLRLEGITGTISNQDHLPQNFYAGAAKSALTNVMRRITGDEPDVFGPTFYLQAHYEALSAFCEAVREDERPPIDGEDGRRSLELAETAAELAAEKNTAGLEPVEVTR, from the coding sequence ATGCTCTCGTCAACGATTGGCCGACTGACCGGCTCCGACACCCTCACGCTCGGGGTGCTCGGCGTCGGAAACATCGGCATGGTCCATCTGAAGTCCGCGCGCTCGATGCCCGGCGTCGAGGTCCGCGCGGTCGCCGACGCCCTCCCCGAAAACCGCGCCCGAGCGGAGCGCGTCGGCGTTCCCCAGACGTACGACGACTACACGACTCTGCTCGAGCGCGAGGAACTCGACGCCGCCGTGATCGCACTACCGCCGTTTCTCCACGCCGACGCGGTCGAGCGGGCCGCCGCGGCCGGCGTCGACGTCTTCGTCGAAAAGCCCCTCGCACGCTCGACCGAGGAAGCGGATCGCATGCTCGACACCGCACGCGAGGCCGGCATCGCCGTCGGCGTCGACCACACGCTGCGCTATCAGCCCGACATGATCGGCGTCAAGTCCGAGTTCGAGGACGGTACCGTCGGTCACGTCCCGTATGCATCGATTACCCGGCTCAACGACGGCCCGCTGGGTCGACCACCCGTCGAGAACGCACCCCCTTCGTGGCCCCTCGACCCCGACGCCGCCGGCGGTGGCTCGCTGCTCGAACTCGGCATCCACTGTTTCGACGTACTCGAGTGGCTCTTCGGCGAGCTCGAGGTACAGGATGCGTCGACCGATTCGACGCTCGACATCCCGGTCGAGGACGCGGCGACGGTACTCTTGCGAGCCCCAGAGACAGAGACATCGATCACGCTGCACTGTGGCTCCTACCAGTGGGAACAGCTCCCCGAAGTGAACACCAGGCTCCGGCTGGAGGGGATCACCGGGACGATCAGCAACCAGGACCACCTGCCGCAGAACTTCTATGCTGGTGCGGCGAAATCGGCGCTGACCAACGTCATGCGCCGGATCACGGGCGACGAGCCCGACGTCTTCGGACCCACGTTCTATCTGCAGGCCCACTATGAGGCGCTCTCGGCGTTCTGTGAGGCGGTTCGCGAGGACGAGCGGCCGCCGATCGACGGGGAGGACGGCCGGCGCAGCCTCGAACTCGCCGAAACTGCCGCCGAGTTGGCCGCGGAGAAAAACACCGCGGGACTCGAGCCAGTGGAGGTGACCCGGTAA
- a CDS encoding polysaccharide deacetylase family protein: protein MGSVVCSLDAELGWGFHDLEPLPAERVEAGRRGWSVMLDLFEEFEIPATWAVVGHLMLEDCDGVHDDHPAPEGWFDRERTDWWDRPDLRFGRDLVDDLLQSDVDHEFASHSFSHVLFGAPSTDRELAVAELERSLDLADQWGQHVDSFIYPRNDVGHRDVLAEFGLSAYRGTSPTYDGVRGLFDSTVRDQPMLVEPTVDEYGLVNVPASMFLFGFEGPARTVAESIWQDPMVLQAKRGIDEAVQNDGLFHMWLHPNNLTHPRDDRRMRAILEYLAQRRAETDLRVETIADVARRVHAPQGVDGGTVAADGGTMGDD, encoded by the coding sequence ATGGGTAGTGTCGTCTGCTCGTTGGATGCGGAACTTGGCTGGGGATTTCACGATCTGGAACCGCTTCCGGCGGAGCGCGTCGAAGCCGGGCGGCGCGGCTGGTCGGTGATGCTCGACCTATTCGAGGAGTTCGAAATCCCGGCGACCTGGGCCGTCGTCGGCCACCTTATGCTCGAAGACTGTGACGGTGTCCACGACGACCACCCGGCACCCGAGGGCTGGTTCGACCGCGAACGAACGGACTGGTGGGACCGTCCCGACCTCCGCTTCGGCCGCGATCTCGTCGACGACCTCCTCCAGTCCGACGTCGACCACGAGTTCGCCAGCCACTCTTTTTCACACGTCCTCTTCGGTGCACCGTCGACCGACCGTGAACTCGCCGTCGCCGAACTCGAGCGGAGCCTCGACCTCGCTGACCAGTGGGGTCAGCACGTCGACTCGTTCATCTACCCACGAAACGATGTCGGCCACCGAGACGTGCTCGCCGAGTTCGGCCTCAGCGCCTACCGCGGAACGTCACCGACGTACGACGGCGTCCGCGGCCTGTTCGACTCGACCGTCCGCGACCAGCCCATGCTCGTCGAGCCAACCGTCGACGAGTACGGCCTGGTGAACGTCCCCGCTTCGATGTTTCTCTTCGGCTTCGAAGGCCCTGCACGAACCGTCGCCGAATCTATCTGGCAGGATCCGATGGTCCTCCAGGCCAAACGCGGCATCGACGAGGCCGTCCAAAACGACGGTCTCTTCCACATGTGGCTCCACCCAAACAACCTCACTCACCCCCGCGACGACCGCCGAATGCGCGCCATACTCGAGTACCTGGCCCAGCGGCGAGCGGAGACGGACCTCAGGGTGGAGACGATAGCCGACGTCGCCAGGCGGGTGCATGCGCCCCAGGGCGTCGATGGCGGGACGGTTGCTGCGGACGGTGGAACGATGGGCGACGACTGA
- a CDS encoding alkaline phosphatase family protein, producing MSGSTHPSGQAFVLGLDGVPWRLIEQWSDEGKLPNFARLREEGASGTLESTRPPTTPLAWPSIATGVWADKHGVYGFQNLSSEYSHEMYTSHDINQPTLWEQLSPAHVGNVPMTYPAHDPEDGGSMVTGMMTPSTDQQFAVPDDLQSEIKSQIPDYEISLDYPEYADRLDDFEVAVDDMLATRRELMQHQMDRAGDDWRLFFFVYTAPDRFQHLIWDMDRILAHYQKLDDILGEVLEYTDQHEADLYVVSDHGFGPINELVYINHILEREGYLVRREDEGTRGALASLGISRDRITDLLGKVGISEELLVSTLPRKLVDSVAEQIPGDHALYDVDYEQTTAFVHGAGNCYINDSDRFADGIVSPSDVPQVKSELVDLFESITDEDGEPVLRVDDGDELFPTDPDSPDLVVNGVNGYDCRNAITDQPFGETGTYAASHRNEGIILCRGPSIEPGATLRGARVVDVAPTLLHGIGEPVPQNVDGRVLFDAFDASATPSKTKVERTSVDHPQTADSVDEDFTDVEDRLKGLGYME from the coding sequence ATGAGCGGATCTACTCACCCTTCCGGGCAAGCATTCGTGCTCGGGCTCGACGGCGTCCCGTGGCGACTGATCGAACAGTGGAGCGACGAGGGGAAACTCCCCAACTTCGCCAGACTACGCGAGGAAGGCGCAAGCGGCACACTCGAGAGCACCCGCCCACCGACGACACCGCTCGCCTGGCCCTCCATCGCGACCGGCGTCTGGGCCGACAAACACGGCGTCTACGGCTTCCAGAACCTCTCGAGTGAGTATTCACACGAGATGTACACGAGCCACGACATCAACCAGCCCACGCTCTGGGAACAGCTCTCGCCGGCTCACGTCGGCAACGTGCCGATGACGTATCCTGCACACGACCCCGAGGACGGTGGCAGCATGGTCACCGGGATGATGACACCTTCGACCGACCAGCAGTTCGCCGTTCCCGACGATCTCCAGTCCGAGATCAAATCACAGATTCCCGACTACGAGATCAGCCTCGACTATCCCGAGTACGCCGATCGACTCGACGACTTCGAGGTCGCCGTCGACGACATGCTCGCAACCCGGCGTGAACTCATGCAGCACCAGATGGACCGCGCTGGCGACGACTGGCGGCTGTTCTTCTTCGTCTACACCGCACCCGACCGGTTCCAGCACCTCATCTGGGATATGGACCGGATCCTCGCCCACTACCAGAAACTCGACGACATCCTCGGCGAGGTACTCGAGTACACCGACCAACACGAGGCGGACCTCTACGTCGTCTCGGATCACGGTTTCGGGCCGATCAACGAACTCGTCTATATCAATCACATCCTGGAGCGAGAGGGGTACCTGGTGCGACGCGAGGACGAGGGGACGCGGGGCGCGCTCGCGAGTCTGGGTATCTCGCGGGATCGCATCACGGACCTCCTCGGGAAGGTCGGTATCTCCGAGGAGTTGCTCGTCTCAACGTTGCCGCGAAAGCTGGTCGACTCGGTGGCCGAGCAGATTCCGGGCGACCACGCGCTCTACGACGTCGACTACGAACAGACGACGGCGTTCGTCCACGGAGCAGGAAACTGTTACATCAACGACAGCGATCGGTTCGCGGATGGCATCGTCTCACCGTCGGATGTGCCGCAGGTCAAGTCGGAACTGGTCGACCTCTTCGAGTCGATCACCGACGAGGACGGCGAACCAGTGCTCAGAGTCGATGACGGCGACGAGCTGTTCCCGACCGATCCAGACTCGCCGGATCTCGTCGTCAACGGTGTCAACGGCTACGACTGTCGGAACGCGATTACGGACCAGCCGTTCGGTGAGACTGGGACGTACGCCGCAAGCCATCGTAACGAAGGGATCATCCTCTGTCGTGGGCCGTCGATTGAACCTGGGGCCACGCTCCGCGGCGCGCGCGTCGTCGACGTTGCGCCGACACTCTTGCATGGAATCGGCGAACCGGTTCCCCAGAACGTCGATGGCCGGGTGTTGTTCGACGCCTTCGACGCATCGGCGACGCCGTCGAAGACGAAAGTCGAGCGAACGTCGGTCGACCACCCCCAGACCGCCGATTCAGTCGACGAGGACTTCACCGACGTCGAGGACCGGCTGAAGGGACTCGGGTACATGGAGTAA